Proteins from a genomic interval of Myxococcota bacterium:
- a CDS encoding MotA/TolQ/ExbB proton channel family protein — MTSNLTETLAALRIGGAVIYPLLALAVLAGVIALDKCWVYLRWTRLPAQITDTLEEFGFDWSGLEKQLANVDGRNYLARFLGVIAENREHPAWWVESRAADEASMIERALARGLWVLETIVTAAPLLGLLGTITGMIRSFHLFGDQSLVDPRGVTGGVAEALIATAVGLLIALAALFAFNLLSNWQTAFMDQMERLGTRLVDHIRLDEEKSDAAP; from the coding sequence ATGACATCGAACCTGACGGAGACACTGGCTGCGCTGCGCATCGGGGGCGCCGTCATCTACCCGCTCCTGGCGCTGGCGGTGCTCGCCGGGGTGATCGCGCTCGACAAGTGCTGGGTGTACCTGCGCTGGACGCGTCTGCCGGCGCAGATCACCGATACCCTCGAAGAGTTCGGCTTCGACTGGAGCGGGCTCGAGAAGCAGCTCGCGAACGTCGATGGCCGGAACTACCTGGCGCGCTTCCTGGGTGTGATCGCGGAGAACCGTGAGCACCCCGCATGGTGGGTCGAGTCACGCGCCGCCGACGAGGCCAGCATGATCGAGCGCGCGCTCGCGCGCGGTCTCTGGGTGCTGGAGACGATCGTGACTGCTGCGCCGCTGCTCGGGCTGCTCGGCACCATCACCGGCATGATCCGCTCCTTCCACCTGTTCGGAGACCAGAGCCTGGTGGACCCGCGTGGCGTGACCGGCGGAGTCGCCGAAGCGCTGATCGCGACGGCGGTAGGGCTCTTGATCGCGCTCGCCGCCCTCTTCGCGTTCAATCTGCTGTCGAACTGGCAGACGGCCTTCATGGACCAGATGGAGCGGCTCGGTACGCGGCTGGTCGACCACATCCGGCTCGACGAGGAGAAGTCCGATGCGGCTCCGTAG
- a CDS encoding biopolymer transporter ExbD has product MRLRRQRRARRGRIEIIPMIDVMFFLLATFMLASLALQNLHSLRVDLPQGRADPLQAHSPLTLGVTRDGTIYVNEVALTLDDLAPALRAMLHGADDIVVSADAAAPEGVVVQAMLRARDAGAQHFLIAVRRD; this is encoded by the coding sequence ATGCGGCTCCGTAGACAGCGGCGCGCACGGCGCGGGCGCATCGAGATCATCCCGATGATCGACGTGATGTTCTTCTTGCTCGCCACGTTCATGCTCGCCTCGCTCGCGCTGCAGAACCTGCACTCCCTGCGCGTCGACCTGCCGCAGGGTAGAGCGGATCCGCTGCAGGCGCACTCGCCACTCACCCTGGGCGTGACGCGCGACGGGACGATCTACGTGAACGAGGTCGCGCTCACGCTGGACGATCTTGCTCCGGCGCTGCGGGCGATGCTCCACGGCGCCGATGACATCGTGGTCTCGGCCGACGCGGCCGCACCGGAGGGAGTCGTCGTGCAGGCGATGCTACGCGCGCGCGACGCTGGCGCGCAACACTTTCTGATCGCGGTCAGACGCGACTGA
- a CDS encoding energy transducer TonB — protein sequence MLGFLRLMSLGAAVTAPPAPLDARFVEIGPPEASAAAAAPAAPPDVAPRRKVPAESRPRPKPEAAQRPAPASAAPETAGPAAAESGAETSASAARSQPSEAHGGAPGGSMSARALYKPLPEIPERLRRHDVELVAVARFLVAADGTAQVELIEPTSEPSLNQSLLVTLRTWRFFPALEQGRPVASTIDLRIPISVR from the coding sequence ATGCTCGGCTTCCTGCGCCTCATGTCTCTCGGGGCGGCGGTGACCGCGCCGCCCGCGCCGCTGGACGCCCGCTTCGTCGAGATCGGACCTCCGGAAGCCTCGGCGGCCGCGGCAGCACCTGCCGCCCCACCCGACGTCGCACCGCGCAGGAAGGTGCCTGCCGAGTCGAGGCCGCGGCCGAAGCCCGAGGCTGCGCAGCGGCCGGCGCCAGCCTCTGCAGCGCCGGAGACGGCGGGGCCAGCGGCCGCCGAATCGGGCGCCGAGACCTCGGCGAGTGCCGCTCGCAGCCAGCCGAGCGAGGCGCACGGCGGCGCTCCCGGGGGGAGCATGAGCGCACGCGCACTCTACAAGCCGCTGCCCGAGATTCCCGAACGGCTGCGACGCCATGACGTGGAGCTCGTCGCGGTCGCACGCTTCCTGGTCGCGGCGGATGGCACCGCGCAGGTGGAGCTGATCGAGCCCACCAGCGAGCCGAGTCTGAATCAGAGCTTGTTGGTCACGCTTCGCACCTGGCGCTTCTTTCCAGCGCTCGAGCAGGGCCGGCCCGTCGCGTCCACGATCGATCTCCGGATCCCGATCTCGGTGCGCTGA
- a CDS encoding metal ABC transporter substrate-binding protein translates to MVSRSVSAALAAAVTWSLALGAAGALRVVASLPDVADMTRQIGGDRVDVTTIAEGGQDPHKVPVKPSFVTKLNRADALVVQGLGLEHAYLPALIEASRNPKIAPGAAAYIDASLYVQPLEVPESQNRAQGELHPLGNPHFNLDPGEGKQMARAIAEGLTRVDPDGAAAYAAGLARYEKTLDDKIAEWNQLAAPLRGLKVVSYHPDLVYLARRYGLELVGTIETRPGVPATPGHIAELVASMKQKKVELVVREVAYELPLAQEVAEQAGAKVVTLSTLTGGLPGSGPTYIDFVDANLRALVAAAKQQAGSH, encoded by the coding sequence ATGGTTTCTCGCAGCGTTAGCGCCGCCCTCGCGGCGGCAGTCACTTGGAGTCTCGCGCTCGGCGCGGCAGGGGCGCTGCGCGTGGTCGCGTCGCTGCCCGACGTGGCCGACATGACGCGTCAGATCGGCGGCGACCGGGTCGACGTGACCACCATCGCCGAGGGCGGCCAGGACCCGCACAAGGTCCCGGTCAAGCCCTCGTTCGTGACCAAGCTGAACCGCGCCGACGCGCTGGTCGTGCAGGGGCTCGGGCTCGAGCACGCGTATCTCCCCGCGCTGATCGAGGCTTCGCGCAACCCGAAGATCGCGCCCGGCGCGGCCGCGTACATCGACGCGTCGCTCTACGTGCAGCCGCTCGAGGTGCCGGAGAGTCAGAACCGCGCGCAGGGCGAGCTCCACCCCTTGGGCAACCCGCACTTCAACCTGGACCCCGGCGAGGGCAAGCAGATGGCGCGCGCGATCGCCGAGGGACTCACGCGCGTCGACCCGGACGGCGCGGCAGCCTACGCGGCCGGCCTCGCGCGCTACGAGAAGACGCTCGACGACAAGATCGCCGAATGGAACCAGCTGGCGGCGCCGCTGCGCGGGCTGAAGGTCGTTTCCTATCACCCCGACCTCGTGTATCTCGCGCGGCGCTACGGACTGGAGCTGGTGGGCACGATCGAGACCAGGCCCGGCGTGCCCGCCACGCCGGGTCACATCGCGGAGCTGGTGGCCTCCATGAAGCAGAAGAAGGTGGAGCTGGTGGTGCGCGAGGTGGCCTACGAGCTGCCGCTCGCCCAGGAGGTGGCCGAGCAGGCGGGCGCGAAGGTGGTCACGCTGTCCACGCTCACCGGCGGCCTGCCCGGCTCGGGTCCGACCTACATCGACTTCGTCGACGCCAACCTGCGCGCGCTGGTCGCCGCCGCGAAGCAGCAGGCCGGGAGTCACTGA
- a CDS encoding ATP-binding cassette domain-containing protein, with the protein MEEELIRVERATLGYPGRVVLRDVSLALRPGEFVAVLGANGSGKTTLLRSLLGFLPPLLGRVERAAGLRVGYVPQRETLDDLYPLTAGDVALMGTYADVPFWRLLGAGERERARRALAACGATGFERLRYSELSGGQRQRVLISRALATEPQLLLLDEPTAGVDHETEQAIVRVLAALRSERSLAVWIVTHHAEAVLGAVDRVIQLGAGTAAEVRAQ; encoded by the coding sequence GTGGAGGAGGAGCTGATCCGCGTGGAGCGCGCGACGCTGGGCTATCCCGGGCGCGTGGTGCTGCGCGACGTGTCGCTCGCGCTCCGCCCCGGCGAGTTCGTGGCGGTGCTGGGCGCCAACGGCTCGGGCAAGACCACGCTCTTGCGCAGCCTGCTCGGCTTCCTGCCGCCGCTGCTCGGCCGCGTGGAGCGCGCGGCCGGGCTGCGCGTGGGCTACGTGCCCCAGCGCGAGACACTCGACGACCTGTACCCGCTCACCGCGGGCGACGTGGCGCTCATGGGCACCTACGCCGACGTGCCGTTCTGGCGCCTGCTCGGCGCAGGCGAGCGGGAGCGCGCGCGGCGGGCGCTCGCGGCTTGCGGGGCGACCGGCTTCGAGCGGCTGCGCTACTCGGAGCTCTCGGGCGGCCAGCGCCAGCGCGTGCTGATCTCGCGCGCCCTGGCGACCGAGCCGCAGCTGCTCTTGCTCGACGAGCCGACCGCGGGCGTGGACCACGAGACCGAGCAGGCGATCGTGCGCGTGCTGGCCGCCCTGCGCAGCGAGCGCTCGCTGGCGGTCTGGATCGTGACTCACCATGCCGAGGCGGTGCTCGGCGCGGTCGACCGCGTGATCCAACTCGGCGCCGGCACCGCGGCGGAGGTGCGTGCGCAATGA
- a CDS encoding iron chelate uptake ABC transporter family permease subunit yields MSELFSPDFLFRNAVYGGWIVCVLCALLGVYVALRRMVLLGLALPQAGAAGIAFVFLVTHHVHGDAGGAHGVALAGSLAATFAALGLLVAGARGSRTPVEWRIGAVLAVASALTLFCVSLNPSGDLEMTSLLRGELLAISDRDLAVLAVTAGLVLVGFVLFRRDLLLVSFDREFARTVGKSPTRWDALLYALLGVGISVGVMTAGPMVVFGFLVLPALAALRVTSRLAATFALAAAIGSVCALGGFEISYRADLPAGPVYVLLAAAIWLAISGVARLRRRRAVARALGLLLAALLLPGCATTRGTVLPPLEGRSVAVLPFRNETGASLRLASPNPLQEVTRALGRASADPPATVLDVLEASAVRELAQRGYRVAPSDFPPVNLVGTLYVFDRPADEPLRVRLELELVDPADGSVLWRGGARRPVPVPAAQTLAEVAQDAAPSIFAEAFAAH; encoded by the coding sequence ATGAGCGAGCTGTTCTCACCGGACTTCCTGTTCCGCAACGCCGTGTACGGGGGCTGGATCGTGTGCGTCCTGTGCGCGCTGCTCGGGGTGTACGTGGCGCTGCGGCGCATGGTGCTCCTGGGCCTGGCGCTGCCGCAGGCCGGCGCGGCCGGCATCGCGTTTGTGTTTCTCGTGACCCACCACGTGCACGGCGACGCCGGCGGTGCGCACGGGGTCGCGCTCGCGGGCTCGCTGGCCGCGACCTTCGCGGCGCTCGGACTCCTGGTCGCAGGCGCGCGCGGCTCGCGCACGCCGGTGGAGTGGCGCATCGGCGCGGTGCTCGCGGTGGCCTCGGCGCTGACCCTGTTCTGTGTCTCGCTGAATCCGAGCGGCGACCTCGAGATGACGAGCCTGCTGCGCGGCGAGCTGCTCGCCATCTCGGACCGCGACCTGGCGGTGCTGGCAGTCACCGCCGGGCTCGTGCTGGTCGGCTTCGTGCTGTTCCGCCGCGACCTCCTGCTGGTCTCGTTCGACCGCGAGTTCGCGCGCACGGTCGGCAAGAGCCCGACCCGCTGGGACGCGTTGCTCTACGCGCTGCTCGGCGTGGGCATCTCGGTCGGCGTGATGACGGCCGGGCCGATGGTGGTGTTCGGGTTCCTGGTGCTGCCGGCGCTCGCCGCGCTGCGCGTCACGAGTCGCCTGGCGGCGACCTTCGCGCTCGCGGCCGCGATCGGCAGCGTGTGCGCGCTCGGCGGCTTCGAGATCTCGTATCGCGCGGACCTGCCCGCAGGCCCGGTGTACGTGCTGCTCGCGGCGGCGATCTGGCTGGCGATCAGTGGCGTGGCGCGGCTGCGGCGGCGGCGCGCCGTGGCGAGAGCGCTCGGGCTGCTGCTCGCGGCGCTGCTCCTGCCGGGCTGCGCGACGACCCGCGGAACGGTGCTTCCGCCGCTCGAAGGCCGCTCGGTGGCCGTGCTGCCGTTCCGCAACGAGACCGGCGCGAGCCTGCGCCTGGCCTCGCCCAACCCGCTCCAGGAGGTGACTCGCGCGCTGGGCCGCGCCTCGGCCGATCCGCCCGCGACCGTGCTCGACGTGCTCGAGGCCAGCGCCGTGCGCGAGCTCGCGCAGCGCGGCTACCGGGTCGCGCCGAGTGACTTCCCGCCCGTGAATCTCGTCGGCACGCTCTACGTCTTCGACCGCCCCGCAGACGAGCCGCTGCGCGTCCGGCTCGAGCTCGAGCTCGTCGACCCGGCCGACGGCTCGGTGCTGTGGCGCGGCGGCGCACGCCGCCCGGTGCCCGTGCCGGCCGCGCAGACGCTGGCCGAGGTCGCGCAAGATGCCGCGCCCAGCATCTTTGCCGAGGCCTTCGCGGCGCACTGA
- the aat gene encoding leucyl/phenylalanyl-tRNA--protein transferase, giving the protein MDLQRPNAELLLRAYARGIFPMADPGTGSIDWYSPDPRAVIPLDAFHVPRSVQRVARSGAFEIRSDSEFEAVIRACAEPRPGRKQTWLNERLIRPYVELHRNGFAHSVEAWRDGQLVGGLYGVHVGGAFFGESMFSRPETGGRDASKVCLVRLVEWLRAGRFHLLDTQFKTPHLARFGCVEIPRGEYLERLAQALERRGRWPHEPPPPQGRDFK; this is encoded by the coding sequence ATGGACCTGCAGCGCCCGAACGCGGAGCTCCTGCTGCGCGCCTACGCGCGCGGCATCTTTCCCATGGCCGACCCCGGCACGGGCAGCATCGACTGGTACAGCCCCGACCCGCGCGCCGTGATTCCGCTCGACGCCTTCCACGTGCCCAGGAGCGTGCAGCGCGTGGCGCGCTCGGGTGCGTTCGAGATCCGGAGTGACTCGGAGTTCGAGGCGGTGATCCGCGCCTGCGCCGAGCCCCGCCCGGGCCGCAAGCAGACCTGGCTGAACGAGCGCCTGATCCGGCCCTACGTCGAGCTGCACCGCAACGGTTTCGCCCACAGCGTGGAGGCCTGGCGCGACGGGCAGCTGGTGGGCGGCTTGTACGGCGTGCACGTCGGCGGCGCCTTCTTCGGCGAGAGCATGTTCAGCCGCCCCGAGACGGGCGGGCGCGACGCCTCGAAGGTGTGTCTGGTGCGGCTCGTCGAGTGGCTGCGCGCGGGCCGCTTCCACCTGCTCGACACCCAGTTCAAGACGCCGCACCTGGCGCGCTTCGGCTGCGTGGAGATCCCGCGCGGAGAGTATCTCGAGCGGCTCGCGCAGGCGCTCGAGCGCCGCGGGCGCTGGCCGCACGAGCCACCTCCGCCCCAGGGCCGCGACTTCAAGTAG
- a CDS encoding cytochrome P450, which yields MALEHIDLDNPDNFVAGTPHHWFKELRREDPVHWHKEQTPGGRGFWCVTKYEDLKHVSRNPLLFSSWRGGTNIPDRDEAALMGMRMIMLNMDPPQHVKFRRMVQRGFTPQMTAKQEPYLRALSKRIVDQVAHRGECEFVEELAAELPLQVICELVGVPQEDRKLIFELSNKLIGFDDPEYQNTEEDARAASAQMFGFAMKLAEYYRNHPADNLTTTLMNVEIDGEKLTELEFCSFFLLLLVAGNETTRTVTTNGMKALLDHPDQLRMLANDPSLVPGAVEEFVRFDPAVHHFRRTATQDTELRGRKIREGDKVVMWYPSANRDEDVFASPDRFDVTRRENEHLAFGIGEHYCLGANLARLELTVIFQEMLRRLKNPRLAAPPRRLRSNFINGVKEMRIEFDPER from the coding sequence TTGGCCCTCGAACACATCGACCTCGACAATCCGGACAACTTCGTCGCGGGCACCCCGCACCACTGGTTCAAGGAGCTGCGGCGCGAGGACCCGGTCCACTGGCACAAGGAGCAGACCCCCGGCGGACGCGGCTTCTGGTGCGTGACCAAGTACGAGGACCTGAAGCACGTCTCGCGCAACCCGCTCTTGTTCTCGTCGTGGCGCGGCGGCACGAACATCCCCGACCGCGACGAGGCCGCGCTCATGGGCATGCGCATGATCATGCTCAACATGGATCCGCCGCAGCACGTGAAGTTCCGGCGCATGGTGCAGCGCGGCTTCACGCCGCAGATGACGGCGAAACAGGAGCCGTATCTGCGCGCGCTCTCGAAGCGCATCGTCGACCAGGTCGCGCACCGCGGCGAGTGTGAGTTCGTGGAGGAGCTCGCCGCCGAGCTGCCGCTGCAGGTGATCTGCGAGCTGGTCGGAGTGCCGCAGGAAGACCGCAAGCTGATCTTCGAGCTGTCGAACAAGCTGATCGGCTTCGACGATCCGGAGTATCAGAACACCGAGGAAGACGCGCGCGCGGCCTCGGCGCAGATGTTCGGCTTCGCCATGAAGCTGGCGGAGTACTACCGCAATCACCCCGCGGACAACCTCACCACCACGCTCATGAACGTGGAGATCGACGGCGAGAAGCTGACCGAGCTCGAGTTCTGCTCGTTCTTCCTGCTCCTGCTCGTGGCCGGCAACGAGACCACGCGCACCGTCACGACCAACGGCATGAAGGCGCTGCTCGACCATCCGGACCAGCTGCGCATGCTGGCCAACGACCCCTCACTCGTGCCGGGCGCGGTCGAGGAGTTCGTGCGCTTCGACCCCGCGGTGCATCACTTCCGCCGCACCGCGACGCAAGACACGGAGCTCCGCGGGCGCAAGATCCGCGAGGGCGACAAGGTGGTCATGTGGTACCCGTCGGCGAACCGCGACGAGGACGTGTTCGCGAGCCCCGACCGCTTCGACGTGACGCGCCGGGAGAACGAGCACCTCGCGTTCGGCATCGGCGAGCACTACTGCCTGGGCGCGAACCTCGCGCGGCTCGAGCTGACCGTGATCTTCCAGGAGATGCTGAGGCGCCTGAAGAACCCGCGCCTGGCCGCGCCGCCGCGCCGCCTGCGCTCGAACTTCATCAACGGCGTGAAGGAAATGCGCATCGAGTTCGATCCCGAGCGCTAG
- a CDS encoding crotonase/enoyl-CoA hydratase family protein: protein MPSPHAIVERDGHVLVVTLNRPEAKNALSPDMLWRLYEAWRLLDSDSELRCAVLTGAGGTFCAGADLKTMGREQPDAEMQKRMQEVPDLHWQALLRHNRPMKPIIAAVEGYAVAGGTEILQGTDIRVAGDSATFGVTEAKRGLFPLGGSTVRLRRQIPYTLAAEILLTARHVSAQEAKEFGLIGRVVPAGSALEEARKIAAQICENGPLSVQAILKSLRTLDESVPEAVALEKELELGWPVFASEDAKEGPRAFAEKRKPVYKGR, encoded by the coding sequence ATGCCGAGCCCCCACGCGATCGTCGAGCGCGACGGACACGTCCTGGTCGTGACCTTGAACCGGCCCGAGGCGAAGAACGCCCTCTCGCCCGACATGTTGTGGCGTTTGTACGAGGCGTGGCGGCTGCTCGACAGCGACTCCGAGCTGCGCTGCGCCGTGCTCACCGGCGCGGGCGGCACGTTCTGCGCCGGCGCCGACTTGAAGACGATGGGACGCGAGCAGCCGGACGCGGAAATGCAGAAGCGCATGCAGGAGGTGCCCGACCTGCACTGGCAGGCGCTGTTGCGGCACAACCGGCCGATGAAGCCGATCATCGCTGCGGTCGAGGGCTACGCGGTGGCCGGAGGCACCGAGATACTCCAGGGCACCGACATCCGCGTCGCAGGAGACAGCGCGACCTTCGGAGTCACCGAGGCCAAGCGCGGGCTGTTCCCGCTGGGCGGCTCGACCGTCCGCCTGCGCCGGCAGATCCCGTACACGCTCGCGGCCGAGATCCTGCTCACCGCGCGCCACGTGAGCGCGCAGGAGGCCAAGGAGTTCGGCCTGATCGGGCGCGTCGTGCCGGCCGGCTCCGCGCTCGAGGAGGCGCGCAAGATCGCGGCGCAGATCTGCGAGAACGGCCCGCTCTCGGTGCAGGCGATCTTGAAGTCACTGCGCACGCTCGACGAGTCAGTCCCCGAAGCGGTCGCGCTCGAGAAGGAGCTCGAGCTCGGCTGGCCCGTGTTCGCCAGCGAAGACGCGAAGGAGGGACCGCGCGCCTTCGCCGAGAAGCGCAAGCCCGTCTACAAGGGGCGCTAG
- a CDS encoding acyl-CoA dehydrogenase family protein, protein MNFALSEDQKSLVELARKILQDRATHERLKAIEASADGIDRELWRALAEANLVGACLPEEFGGSGLGFFELCLVLEEVGRTVAPVPYFATVVLGALPLAQFGSAEQKKSWLPGVISGETLLTAALEEPDSDDLERPSTRAERDGAGWRLTGTKLTVPIAQHAARVLVPAATGQGRIGWFWIDPNAPGVKLEPQRVTSREPVATLTLRRTKAKSQDLLGTIARGREIARWIGERAVTGLCAMQVGVADRALRMTAAYTSERKQFDRPIGSFQAVHQRAGDAYVNIEAMRLTMQQAAFLLAEGRPAALAVSVAKIWAADGGNFSTYAAQHLHGGIGVDLDYPLHRSYLWTRQIELTLGSAARHLERIGEVLASTPPAGQ, encoded by the coding sequence ATGAACTTCGCACTCTCGGAAGACCAGAAGTCACTCGTCGAGCTGGCGCGCAAGATCCTGCAGGACCGCGCGACCCACGAGCGCCTGAAGGCGATCGAGGCCAGCGCCGACGGCATCGACCGCGAGCTGTGGCGCGCGCTGGCCGAGGCGAACCTGGTGGGCGCCTGCCTGCCCGAGGAGTTCGGCGGCAGCGGCCTGGGCTTCTTCGAGCTGTGTCTCGTGCTCGAAGAGGTCGGCCGCACGGTGGCGCCGGTGCCCTACTTCGCCACGGTCGTGCTGGGTGCGCTGCCACTGGCGCAGTTCGGCTCGGCCGAGCAGAAGAAGAGCTGGCTCCCGGGCGTGATCTCGGGCGAGACGCTGCTCACCGCCGCGCTCGAAGAGCCCGATTCCGACGACCTCGAGCGCCCCTCGACGCGCGCCGAGCGCGACGGCGCGGGCTGGCGACTCACCGGCACCAAGCTCACGGTGCCGATCGCCCAGCACGCGGCGCGCGTGCTGGTGCCGGCCGCGACCGGCCAGGGCCGCATCGGCTGGTTCTGGATCGACCCGAACGCGCCAGGCGTGAAGCTCGAGCCCCAGCGAGTCACGAGCCGCGAGCCGGTCGCGACGCTCACGCTGCGCCGCACCAAGGCGAAGTCACAGGACCTGCTGGGCACGATCGCGCGCGGGCGCGAGATCGCGCGCTGGATCGGCGAGCGCGCGGTGACCGGCCTGTGCGCCATGCAGGTCGGCGTGGCCGACCGGGCGCTGCGCATGACCGCCGCCTACACCTCGGAGCGCAAGCAGTTCGACCGGCCGATCGGCAGCTTCCAGGCCGTGCACCAGCGCGCGGGCGACGCGTACGTGAACATCGAAGCCATGCGGCTCACCATGCAGCAGGCCGCCTTCCTGCTGGCCGAGGGCCGGCCCGCGGCGCTCGCGGTCTCGGTCGCGAAGATCTGGGCCGCCGACGGCGGCAACTTCTCGACCTACGCTGCGCAGCACCTGCACGGCGGCATCGGCGTCGACCTCGACTACCCCTTGCACCGCTCCTATCTGTGGACGCGGCAGATCGAGCTCACGCTCGGCTCCGCCGCCCGCCATCTGGAGCGCATCGGCGAGGTGCTCGCCTCGACCCCGCCCGCGGGTCAGTGA